A part of Actinoallomurus bryophytorum genomic DNA contains:
- a CDS encoding glycoside hydrolase family 6 protein: protein MKVNVHRPRASRSVVTALSALLLGLVATLITIGSAHAAAGCKVTYGTNDWGGGFTANLGITNLGDPVTSWTLEWDFAGNQQVGQGWSGTFTQSSKHVTVKSLSYNGALATNASTSLGFNGSYSGTNTAPTTFKLNGTTCDGTAGSTPTPTPTPTPTDPGDGGSHAANPFAGGKGYVNPEWSAEAKGDGGTAVANQPTAVWLDRIAAINGVNGGMGLRAHLDAAVSQGAGYAQFVIYDLPGRDCAALASNGELGATDIGRYQSEYIDPIASIMADSKYANLKIITYIEPDSLPNLVTNVSGNTATAACQTMQQNGNYVKGVQYALNKLHAISNVYTYIDAAHHGWLGWDSNFNPAAQLFATVAKGTTAGVNSVDGFVVNTANYSPTTEPYLPVNDQTRQSKWVDWNYYVDESSFGAAFRQQLIADGFSSGIGMVIDTSRNGWGGSSRPTGPSTASDINTQVNAERVDRRPHVGDWCNQSGAGLGARPAAAPATGFDAYAWVKPPGESDGSSSAISNDEGKGFDRMCDPTYGGNALNGNSPSGALANAPLSGHWFSAQFHQLLQNAYPAVS from the coding sequence ATGAAAGTCAACGTCCATCGCCCACGCGCCAGCCGGTCGGTGGTGACGGCGCTGTCCGCCCTGCTGCTAGGCCTGGTCGCGACGCTCATCACCATCGGCTCGGCGCACGCGGCGGCCGGCTGCAAGGTCACCTACGGCACCAACGACTGGGGCGGCGGCTTCACCGCCAACCTGGGCATCACCAACCTCGGCGACCCGGTCACGTCCTGGACGCTGGAGTGGGACTTCGCCGGTAACCAGCAGGTCGGCCAGGGCTGGAGCGGCACCTTCACCCAGTCCTCCAAGCACGTCACGGTCAAGAGCCTGTCCTACAACGGCGCCCTGGCCACGAACGCCTCGACGTCGCTGGGCTTCAACGGCTCCTACAGCGGCACGAACACCGCGCCCACGACGTTCAAGCTCAACGGCACGACGTGTGACGGCACGGCCGGTTCGACCCCGACGCCGACGCCGACGCCGACTCCCACCGACCCCGGTGACGGCGGCAGCCACGCCGCCAACCCGTTCGCCGGCGGCAAGGGATATGTGAACCCCGAGTGGTCCGCCGAGGCCAAGGGCGACGGCGGTACGGCCGTGGCGAACCAGCCGACGGCCGTGTGGCTCGACCGGATCGCGGCGATCAACGGAGTGAACGGCGGGATGGGCCTGCGCGCCCACCTCGACGCAGCCGTGTCGCAGGGCGCCGGCTACGCGCAGTTCGTCATCTACGATCTGCCCGGCCGTGACTGCGCGGCGCTGGCCTCCAACGGCGAGCTCGGTGCGACCGACATCGGCCGCTACCAGAGCGAGTACATCGACCCGATCGCGTCGATCATGGCCGACTCCAAGTACGCCAACCTGAAGATCATCACCTACATCGAGCCGGACTCGCTGCCCAACCTGGTCACCAACGTGAGCGGCAACACCGCCACCGCCGCGTGCCAGACCATGCAGCAGAACGGCAACTACGTGAAGGGCGTCCAGTACGCGCTGAACAAGCTGCACGCGATCAGCAACGTCTACACCTACATCGACGCGGCACACCACGGCTGGCTCGGCTGGGACAGCAACTTCAACCCAGCCGCGCAGCTGTTCGCCACCGTGGCCAAGGGCACGACCGCGGGCGTGAACAGTGTCGACGGCTTCGTCGTCAACACCGCCAACTACTCGCCCACGACCGAGCCGTACCTGCCGGTCAACGACCAGACCCGGCAGTCCAAGTGGGTGGACTGGAACTACTACGTCGACGAGTCGAGCTTCGGCGCGGCCTTCCGCCAGCAGCTGATCGCCGACGGCTTCTCCTCTGGCATCGGCATGGTCATCGACACCTCCCGCAACGGCTGGGGCGGCTCGAGCCGCCCGACCGGCCCGAGCACGGCCAGTGACATCAACACGCAGGTCAACGCGGAGCGCGTCGACCGCCGGCCGCACGTCGGCGACTGGTGCAACCAGTCCGGCGCCGGACTGGGCGCACGCCCGGCCGCGGCTCCGGCCACCGGCTTCGACGCGTACGCCTGGGTGAAACCGCCGGGTGAGTCCGACGGCTCCAGCTCGGCGATCTCCAACGACGAGGGCAAGGGCTTCGACCGGATGTGCGACCCGACCTACGGTGGCAACGCTCTCAACGGCAACAGCCCGTCGGGCGCGCTGGCGAACGCCCCGCTGTCCGGGCACTGGTTCTCCGCCCAGTTCCACCAGTTGCTGCAGAACGCCTATCCGGCGGTGTCCTGA
- a CDS encoding cellulose binding domain-containing protein translates to MRRLRSPCPSPPSLRRLAGAVGLAAAGLVPVIATPASAATSVDVSVDASRSLASIPSTAVGMNVAVYDGYMNDSPVPGLLKAAGIGAVRYPGGSYADIYHWKTNTTDGGYVAPNTDFDAYMGTVRAAGAQPIVIANYGSGTPQEAADWVRYANVTKGYNARYWEIGNEVYGNGEYGASWENDTHSSKSATTYAQNLLEYATAMKAADPTVKIGAVLTTPGSWPDGITGPGDGADWNHTVMSIAGSKIDFVVVHWYPGGDNAADLLTKPQSQIATITATLRSLIDQYAGANAPNVGIAVTETNSTIDKDTHPAALFAPDAYLTWLENGAFNVDWWNLHNGASGTTTVNGATDYGDEGVLSNASGDEPPAETPFAPYYGIQMMTRLGAPGDTLVPATSGRSLLTVHAVKRSNGDVDLLFVNKDPSNAYTANLSYSGFTPSPAAPTVYTYAQNATSITSATAGSATSQTIPAYSLVVVQLHPGGGGGGGSTCKVGYTKNEWAGGLTAGVAVTNTGTSAVNGWTLAFAFPGDTKVTSAWNATVAQSGTAVTAKNTSYNAAIAPGASASFGFQGTWTSDDAVPAAFTLNGRACTTG, encoded by the coding sequence GTGCGACGACTCAGATCCCCATGCCCGTCCCCGCCATCCCTCCGCCGGCTCGCCGGAGCCGTGGGACTGGCCGCGGCCGGCCTCGTCCCGGTCATCGCGACGCCCGCCTCGGCCGCCACGTCCGTCGACGTGTCGGTCGACGCGAGCCGGTCGCTGGCCTCGATACCGTCCACCGCGGTCGGTATGAACGTGGCGGTGTACGACGGCTACATGAACGACTCCCCCGTGCCCGGCCTGCTGAAGGCCGCCGGCATCGGCGCGGTGCGCTACCCGGGCGGCTCGTACGCCGACATCTACCACTGGAAGACCAACACCACCGACGGCGGGTACGTGGCGCCGAACACCGACTTCGACGCGTACATGGGCACGGTCCGCGCCGCCGGCGCGCAGCCGATCGTCATCGCGAACTACGGGTCCGGTACGCCACAGGAGGCCGCGGACTGGGTGCGCTACGCCAACGTGACCAAGGGATACAACGCCAGGTACTGGGAGATCGGCAACGAGGTCTACGGCAACGGCGAGTACGGCGCCTCGTGGGAGAACGACACCCACTCCAGCAAGAGCGCGACCACGTACGCCCAGAACCTGCTGGAGTACGCCACGGCGATGAAGGCGGCCGACCCCACCGTGAAGATCGGTGCGGTGCTGACCACTCCCGGAAGCTGGCCGGACGGCATCACCGGGCCGGGTGACGGCGCCGACTGGAACCACACCGTCATGTCGATCGCCGGTTCGAAGATCGACTTCGTGGTCGTGCACTGGTACCCGGGCGGCGACAACGCCGCCGACCTGCTCACCAAGCCGCAGTCCCAGATCGCCACGATCACCGCGACGCTGCGCTCGCTGATCGACCAGTACGCCGGAGCCAACGCCCCGAACGTCGGGATCGCCGTCACCGAGACGAACTCCACGATCGACAAGGACACGCACCCGGCCGCGCTGTTCGCGCCGGACGCCTACCTGACCTGGCTGGAGAACGGCGCGTTCAACGTCGACTGGTGGAATCTCCACAACGGCGCGAGCGGCACCACCACCGTGAACGGCGCCACCGACTACGGCGACGAGGGCGTACTCTCCAACGCCTCGGGCGACGAGCCTCCCGCGGAGACGCCGTTCGCGCCCTACTACGGCATCCAGATGATGACCAGGCTCGGCGCGCCCGGCGACACGCTCGTACCCGCGACCAGCGGCCGGTCGCTGCTGACCGTGCACGCGGTCAAACGGAGTAATGGAGACGTCGACCTGCTGTTCGTCAACAAGGACCCGTCCAACGCGTACACGGCGAACCTGTCCTACAGCGGCTTCACCCCGTCGCCGGCCGCGCCCACCGTCTACACGTACGCGCAGAACGCCACGTCCATCACCTCCGCCACCGCCGGCAGCGCCACCAGCCAGACGATCCCGGCGTACTCCCTCGTCGTCGTCCAGCTCCACCCGGGCGGCGGAGGTGGCGGCGGCAGCACCTGCAAGGTCGGTTACACCAAGAACGAGTGGGCGGGCGGACTCACCGCCGGCGTCGCCGTCACCAACACCGGGACCAGCGCCGTCAACGGCTGGACCCTGGCGTTCGCCTTCCCCGGCGACACGAAGGTGACCAGCGCCTGGAACGCCACCGTCGCACAGTCCGGGACGGCGGTGACGGCGAAGAACACCTCCTACAACGCCGCGATCGCCCCGGGAGCCTCCGCGTCGTTCGGCTTCCAGGGCACCTGGACCAGCGACGACGCCGTCCCGGCCGCCTTCACCCTCAACGGCAGGGCCTGCACGACCGGCTGA
- a CDS encoding arabinofuranosidase catalytic domain-containing protein: MSLLPIRVRPVAMSLMGTAAGVLALGASALSGTASAASLPCDIYASGGTPCVAAHSTTRALYASYSGALYQVRRSSDNATRDVGVLSAGGVANAATQDAFCSGTSCVITIIYDQSGRGNNLTQAPGGGAAGGPDNLANATAAPTTLGGQKAYGVYVAAGTGYRNDHTSGIATGDAAEGEYAIFDGTHYNGGCCFDYGNAETSNNDTGNGHMEAIYFGNIKVWGYGTGNGPWIMADLENGLFSGVNAGYNANDPTVNYRYTTAIIKGQPNHWAIRGGNAQSGGLSTFYDGARPNVSGYNPMHKEGAIILGIGGDNSKGSAGTFYEGVMTSGYPSDSTENAVQASITAAGYGSGGSSGGSYPSGYHQLVVGNNGLCVDVYGNSGTAGAAIEQWSCNGQSNQQFQFVPGSNGYGELQAQNSGQVVAVAGGSTSQGVPDIVQQARNGAASSMWRPVGQSDGSWAFQNQNSGLCLDVYGAGNSAGQQLDQWPCKNAAGTNQDFTPR; the protein is encoded by the coding sequence ATGTCCCTGCTTCCGATCCGTGTGCGACCCGTCGCCATGTCCTTGATGGGCACGGCGGCGGGCGTACTCGCCCTCGGCGCGTCGGCCCTGTCCGGCACCGCGTCGGCGGCCTCACTGCCCTGCGACATCTACGCGTCCGGCGGTACGCCGTGCGTGGCGGCGCACAGCACCACCCGCGCGCTGTACGCCTCGTACAGCGGAGCGCTGTACCAGGTCCGGCGCTCGTCGGACAACGCCACGCGTGACGTCGGCGTGCTGAGTGCCGGGGGAGTCGCCAACGCGGCGACGCAGGACGCGTTCTGCTCCGGCACGAGCTGCGTCATCACGATCATCTACGACCAGTCGGGCCGCGGGAACAACCTGACCCAGGCACCGGGTGGCGGTGCCGCCGGCGGCCCGGACAACCTCGCCAACGCCACCGCCGCCCCGACCACGCTGGGCGGACAGAAGGCGTACGGCGTGTACGTCGCGGCCGGCACCGGATACCGCAACGACCACACCAGCGGCATCGCGACCGGGGACGCGGCCGAAGGGGAGTACGCGATCTTCGACGGCACCCACTACAACGGCGGGTGCTGCTTCGACTACGGCAACGCCGAGACGAGTAACAACGACACCGGCAACGGTCACATGGAGGCCATCTACTTCGGCAACATCAAGGTCTGGGGCTACGGCACCGGCAACGGCCCCTGGATCATGGCCGACCTGGAGAACGGCCTGTTCTCCGGCGTCAACGCGGGTTACAACGCGAACGACCCGACGGTGAACTACCGGTACACGACCGCCATCATCAAGGGCCAGCCGAACCACTGGGCCATCCGCGGAGGCAACGCCCAGTCCGGCGGCCTGTCCACGTTCTACGACGGCGCCCGGCCCAATGTCTCCGGCTACAACCCCATGCACAAGGAGGGCGCCATCATCCTGGGCATCGGCGGCGACAACAGCAAGGGCTCGGCCGGCACCTTCTACGAAGGCGTGATGACCTCCGGCTACCCCTCCGACTCCACCGAGAACGCCGTACAGGCCAGCATCACGGCCGCCGGGTACGGGTCGGGCGGCAGCAGTGGTGGTTCGTACCCGAGCGGCTATCACCAGCTGGTCGTCGGCAACAACGGACTGTGCGTGGATGTGTACGGCAACTCGGGTACCGCGGGTGCGGCGATCGAGCAGTGGTCCTGTAACGGGCAGTCGAACCAGCAGTTCCAGTTCGTGCCCGGCTCGAACGGCTACGGAGAGCTGCAGGCGCAGAACTCCGGGCAGGTCGTGGCCGTGGCGGGCGGATCGACATCGCAGGGCGTCCCGGACATCGTGCAGCAGGCGCGGAACGGTGCGGCGAGTTCGATGTGGCGGCCCGTGGGGCAGTCCGACGGGTCATGGGCGTTCCAGAACCAGAACAGCGGCCTCTGCCTGGACGTCTACGGCGCGGGGAACAGCGCGGGTCAGCAACTGGACCAGTGGCCGTGCAAGAACGCGGCCGGCACCAACCAGGACTTCACCCCCCGCTGA
- a CDS encoding endo-1,4-beta-xylanase, with protein sequence MRPLIRLQRAWALVSVLSAAATVAGAAVLVPGPAQAASTLGAQAAASGRYFGTAVAAGKLGNSTYSTILDREFNMITPENEMKWDTTEPSRGSFNFGPADQIVSHAVAHGQRMRGHTLVWHSQLPGWVSSIGDANTLRSVMDNHITSEMTHFKGKIYAWDVVNEAFADGSTQHRSSVFQNVLGNGFIEEAFRTARAADSSAKLCYNDYNIENWSDAKTQGVYAMVKDFKSRGVPIDCVGFQSHFGSGGPPSSFPTTLSNFAALGVDVQLTELDIAQAPTTGYSNTVKACVNVSRCAGITVWGIRDSDSWRSGDNPLLFDGNGNKKSAYDAVLSALGGGVPYGDGGSTTPTPTPTPTPGDGGCSVTYTVSSQWSGGFGANVNVTNLGDPVSSWTLTWSFGAGQQVTQAWNVAVTQSGADVTAKSVSYNGSLGTGGSTSFGFNGSQNGSNPVPANFTLNGTACSAG encoded by the coding sequence ATGAGACCGCTGATCCGACTCCAGCGGGCCTGGGCACTCGTCTCGGTGCTGTCGGCCGCTGCCACGGTCGCCGGGGCCGCCGTGCTCGTCCCTGGGCCGGCGCAGGCCGCCTCCACGCTGGGCGCACAGGCCGCGGCGTCCGGGCGCTACTTCGGCACCGCCGTGGCCGCCGGCAAGCTCGGCAACTCGACCTACTCCACGATTCTCGACCGGGAATTCAACATGATCACCCCGGAGAACGAGATGAAGTGGGACACCACAGAGCCCTCCCGCGGCTCGTTCAACTTCGGCCCCGCAGACCAGATCGTCAGCCACGCGGTGGCGCACGGGCAGCGCATGCGCGGCCACACACTCGTGTGGCACTCCCAGCTACCGGGCTGGGTCAGCTCCATCGGTGACGCGAACACGCTGCGCAGCGTGATGGACAACCACATCACCAGCGAGATGACCCACTTCAAGGGCAAGATCTACGCCTGGGACGTGGTGAACGAGGCGTTCGCCGACGGCAGCACCCAGCACCGCAGTTCGGTCTTCCAGAACGTCCTGGGCAACGGCTTCATCGAGGAGGCGTTCCGCACGGCACGGGCCGCCGACTCGTCGGCCAAGCTCTGCTACAACGACTACAACATCGAGAACTGGTCCGACGCCAAGACCCAGGGCGTCTACGCCATGGTCAAGGACTTCAAGTCCCGCGGCGTGCCCATCGACTGCGTCGGCTTCCAGAGCCACTTCGGCTCGGGCGGCCCGCCGTCGAGCTTCCCGACCACGCTGAGCAACTTCGCCGCGCTCGGCGTCGACGTCCAGCTCACCGAGCTCGACATCGCCCAGGCGCCGACGACCGGCTACTCCAACACGGTCAAGGCCTGCGTGAACGTCTCCCGCTGCGCCGGCATCACCGTGTGGGGCATCCGCGACAGTGACTCCTGGCGCAGCGGCGACAACCCGTTGCTGTTCGACGGCAACGGCAACAAGAAATCCGCCTACGACGCGGTGCTGTCCGCGCTCGGTGGCGGCGTCCCGTACGGCGACGGAGGCTCGACCACCCCGACACCGACCCCGACGCCCACGCCGGGTGACGGCGGTTGCTCGGTGACGTACACGGTCAGTTCGCAGTGGTCAGGCGGGTTCGGCGCGAACGTGAACGTGACGAATCTGGGTGACCCGGTGTCGAGCTGGACGCTCACCTGGTCCTTCGGCGCCGGCCAGCAGGTCACCCAGGCCTGGAACGTCGCGGTGACCCAGAGCGGGGCGGACGTGACCGCCAAGAGCGTCTCCTACAACGGCTCCCTGGGCACGGGCGGCAGCACGAGCTTCGGGTTCAACGGTTCTCAGAACGGCAGCAACCCGGTGCCCGCGAACTTCACGCTCAACGGCACCGCCTGCTCCGCAGGCTGA
- a CDS encoding SGNH/GDSL hydrolase family protein: protein MRGHVPRWAGALVTLLLAAGALIGIATAAYAESNGGVRVMPLGDSITDGITVPGAYRIGLWQRLVNDGYKVDFVGSSSNGPSTLGDHDHEGHSGWRIDQIDANVTGWLGTYTPHTVLLHIGTNDIIQNHDVANAPARLSALIDHITASVPSAEVFVATLIPLANSGQETSVRTFNAAIPGIVQSKAAAGRHVHLVDMHAALTTADLADGIHPGAAGYDKMAATWYSALRSVPGSIGDSGGSTASGAIHAVGAGRCLDVPNSTRTNGTQLQIYDCNGGAGQTWSSSGGRLTVYSGAKCLDAYDNRTTAGTKVEIWDCNGGANQQWQVNSNGTITGVQSGLCLDVTNASTANGAPVQLWTCNGGGNQKWSLN from the coding sequence ATGCGCGGACACGTCCCGCGGTGGGCCGGTGCGCTGGTGACGCTTCTCCTGGCGGCCGGTGCGCTCATCGGGATCGCTACGGCCGCCTACGCCGAGTCCAACGGCGGCGTACGGGTCATGCCGCTCGGTGACTCGATCACCGACGGCATCACGGTGCCCGGCGCGTACCGGATCGGTCTGTGGCAGCGCTTGGTGAACGACGGCTACAAGGTCGACTTCGTCGGGTCGTCGTCCAACGGGCCCTCGACCCTCGGCGACCACGACCACGAGGGGCACTCGGGCTGGCGCATCGACCAGATCGACGCGAACGTCACCGGCTGGCTGGGCACTTACACGCCGCACACCGTGCTGCTGCACATCGGTACCAACGACATCATCCAGAACCACGACGTGGCGAACGCCCCCGCGCGGCTGTCGGCGCTGATCGACCACATCACCGCGAGCGTCCCGTCCGCCGAGGTCTTCGTCGCGACGCTCATCCCGCTCGCGAACTCGGGTCAGGAGACGAGCGTCCGCACGTTCAACGCCGCGATCCCCGGCATCGTGCAGAGCAAGGCCGCGGCCGGGCGGCACGTGCATCTGGTGGACATGCACGCCGCACTGACCACCGCGGACCTGGCCGACGGCATCCACCCGGGCGCCGCGGGCTACGACAAGATGGCCGCCACCTGGTACTCCGCCCTCAGGTCGGTGCCCGGCAGCATCGGCGATTCCGGCGGGAGCACCGCCTCCGGCGCGATCCACGCCGTCGGGGCGGGCAGGTGCCTGGACGTCCCGAACTCCACCCGGACCAACGGCACCCAGCTGCAGATCTATGACTGCAACGGCGGCGCCGGCCAGACCTGGTCCTCCTCGGGCGGCCGGCTCACCGTCTACAGCGGTGCCAAGTGCCTGGACGCCTACGACAACCGGACCACGGCGGGCACCAAGGTCGAGATCTGGGACTGCAACGGCGGAGCGAACCAGCAGTGGCAGGTCAACTCCAACGGCACCATCACCGGCGTCCAGTCCGGCCTGTGCCTGGACGTGACCAACGCCTCCACCGCCAACGGCGCGCCGGTCCAGCTGTGGACCTGCAACGGCGGCGGCAACCAGAAGTGGAGCCTGAACTAG
- a CDS encoding glycoside hydrolase family 6 protein produces the protein MSDHPWRGGWKAAIAAVAVACAAVTAALAGAGDARAGALSGTLYRDPTSQAARWVQANPGDARMPVIRDKIASQSQAHWMSNFNLSTVTSEVSGVVNAANSANQIPVFSVYEIPNRDCGGASAGGAPDLGQYQQWVSAFAGGLGSRTVIITLETDALALQTCLSGSEVTARDQAISQAVQTIKRANANAKVYLDGGHSAWNSAGEQGSRLKAAGIQYADGFFTNVSNFQPLSNEAAYGRSIISYLQSQGISGKHQVIDTSRNGGAVGASGDWCGDDNTDHRIGTYPTLATGDQNIDGYLWVKPPGEADGCAYSAGSFVPDLAYNLAGSAPYPPGSTDPTPTPTPTPTPTAGRTCAAAYQTTSSWQGGFQGQVTVTAGSSAISGWKLTIALPSGVSIGQVWNGTLTTSGSTATISNVSWNGALASGGTAQVGFTAGGSASSLNFACAAS, from the coding sequence ATGAGTGACCATCCTTGGCGCGGCGGCTGGAAGGCGGCCATCGCCGCAGTGGCCGTCGCCTGCGCGGCCGTGACGGCCGCACTCGCCGGCGCGGGCGACGCCCGGGCCGGCGCGTTGTCCGGCACCCTCTACCGGGACCCCACCTCGCAGGCGGCACGATGGGTCCAGGCCAACCCGGGCGACGCGCGCATGCCCGTCATCCGCGACAAGATCGCCAGCCAGTCGCAGGCCCACTGGATGTCGAACTTCAACCTCAGCACGGTGACCTCCGAGGTCTCCGGCGTGGTCAACGCCGCGAACAGCGCGAACCAGATCCCCGTCTTCTCGGTGTATGAGATCCCCAACCGCGACTGCGGCGGCGCGAGCGCCGGCGGGGCCCCCGACCTCGGCCAGTACCAGCAGTGGGTCTCGGCCTTCGCGGGCGGGCTGGGCAGCCGGACGGTCATCATCACGCTGGAGACCGACGCGCTCGCCCTGCAGACCTGCCTGAGCGGCTCGGAAGTCACGGCCCGTGACCAGGCGATCTCCCAGGCGGTGCAGACGATCAAGCGCGCCAACGCGAACGCGAAGGTGTACCTCGACGGAGGTCACTCGGCCTGGAACTCCGCCGGCGAGCAGGGAAGCCGGCTGAAGGCCGCCGGCATCCAGTACGCCGACGGTTTCTTCACCAACGTGTCGAACTTCCAGCCGCTGTCGAACGAGGCGGCGTACGGCCGCTCGATCATCTCCTACCTGCAGTCCCAGGGCATCTCCGGCAAGCACCAGGTCATCGACACCAGCCGCAACGGCGGCGCCGTCGGCGCCTCGGGCGACTGGTGCGGCGACGACAACACCGACCACCGCATCGGCACCTACCCGACCCTCGCCACCGGCGACCAGAACATCGACGGCTACCTGTGGGTCAAACCGCCGGGTGAGGCCGACGGGTGCGCCTACTCGGCCGGAAGCTTCGTGCCCGACCTCGCCTACAACCTCGCCGGTTCGGCGCCCTACCCGCCGGGCTCGACCGATCCCACCCCGACCCCGACGCCGACCCCCACCCCGACGGCCGGCCGCACCTGCGCGGCGGCCTACCAGACGACGAGTTCGTGGCAGGGCGGGTTCCAGGGTCAGGTCACCGTCACCGCCGGAAGCTCGGCGATCAGCGGCTGGAAGCTCACCATCGCGCTGCCCAGCGGCGTCTCGATCGGCCAGGTCTGGAACGGCACGCTGACCACCAGCGGGTCCACCGCCACCATCTCCAACGTCTCGTGGAACGGTGCGCTCGCGAGCGGTGGCACCGCGCAGGTCGGCTTCACCGCCGGCGGCTCCGCGTCCTCCCTCAATTTCGCCTGCGCGGCATCGTGA
- a CDS encoding ricin-type beta-trefoil lectin domain protein: MKSRLLLLPAMVAAFVVLALGGTALGSGTPSSTAPRPAAATAGCGSAPTLASGTHTIQSSGQNRSYILRVPAGYDAGHPYRLVFGFHWLGGTANDVDSGGTDGYNWSYYGLRRLADGGGNSTIFVAPQGISNGWANSGGQDVTFVDDMLRQLEAGLCVDTTQIFSSGFSYGAAMTYALACARPTVFRAVAVYSGANLSGCGGGTQPVAYIGLHGLRDNVLPIASGRALRDTFVRNNGCTAQNPPEPANGSLTHIVTTYSGCRTGYPVVWAAFDGAGHDPGPIDGCTCDGWRTWTSGVVWSFFTQFQGGSSSPPPSSASALVNSAAGRCLDVPNSAQTNGTQTELWDCNGGANQQWTPTSSKQLQVYGGKCLDAEGAGTSSGTRVIIWDCNGQANQQWNVGSDGTVVGAQSGLCLGVSGAGTANGTPIVLSACNGGSNQKWTRS; encoded by the coding sequence ATGAAATCCAGACTTCTCCTCCTACCCGCCATGGTCGCGGCGTTCGTCGTCCTGGCACTGGGCGGCACGGCACTCGGCAGCGGCACCCCCTCGTCCACGGCTCCGCGTCCCGCGGCGGCGACCGCCGGATGCGGCAGCGCACCGACGCTGGCGAGCGGTACGCACACGATCCAGAGCAGCGGCCAGAACCGCAGTTACATCCTGCGGGTGCCCGCCGGCTACGACGCCGGCCACCCGTACCGGCTGGTCTTCGGGTTCCACTGGCTGGGCGGCACCGCGAACGACGTCGACTCCGGAGGAACCGACGGCTACAACTGGTCCTACTACGGGCTGCGGCGCCTCGCGGACGGCGGCGGCAACAGCACGATCTTCGTCGCGCCCCAGGGCATCAGCAACGGCTGGGCCAACTCCGGCGGCCAGGACGTGACCTTCGTCGACGACATGCTCCGCCAGCTCGAGGCGGGACTGTGCGTCGACACGACGCAGATCTTCTCCTCCGGCTTCAGCTACGGCGCCGCGATGACGTACGCGCTCGCCTGCGCCCGCCCGACGGTCTTCCGCGCGGTCGCGGTCTACTCCGGCGCGAACCTCAGCGGATGCGGCGGCGGCACCCAGCCCGTCGCCTACATCGGGCTGCACGGCCTCCGGGACAACGTCCTGCCCATCGCCTCCGGCCGGGCCCTCCGTGACACGTTCGTCCGCAACAACGGCTGTACCGCGCAGAACCCGCCCGAGCCGGCGAACGGCAGCCTGACGCACATCGTCACCACCTACTCCGGGTGCCGTACCGGGTACCCGGTCGTCTGGGCCGCGTTCGACGGAGCGGGCCATGACCCCGGGCCGATCGACGGATGCACCTGTGACGGCTGGCGGACCTGGACCTCCGGAGTGGTCTGGAGCTTCTTCACCCAGTTCCAGGGTGGCTCCTCCTCACCGCCGCCGTCCTCGGCGTCGGCCCTGGTCAACTCCGCCGCCGGCCGGTGCCTGGACGTGCCGAACTCCGCACAGACGAACGGCACCCAGACCGAGCTGTGGGACTGCAACGGCGGTGCGAACCAGCAGTGGACGCCGACCTCCTCCAAGCAGCTGCAGGTGTACGGCGGCAAGTGCCTGGACGCCGAGGGTGCCGGGACCTCTTCCGGTACGAGGGTGATCATCTGGGACTGCAACGGCCAGGCCAACCAGCAGTGGAACGTGGGCAGCGACGGCACCGTCGTCGGCGCGCAGTCCGGCCTGTGCCTCGGCGTGAGCGGCGCCGGGACCGCCAACGGCACCCCGATCGTGCTGTCGGCCTGCAACGGCGGGAGCAACCAGAAATGGACCCGGAGCTGA